One Peromyscus leucopus breed LL Stock chromosome 4, UCI_PerLeu_2.1, whole genome shotgun sequence genomic region harbors:
- the Crb2 gene encoding protein crumbs homolog 2: MALVGPVIWSSRRDVHLLLLLLLLLLLPPWVPAGLVPSETPSACASDPCGAGTECQATESGSYTCEPVGLGGCASQPCHHGALCVPQGPDPNGFRCYCVPGFQGPYCELDIDECASRPCHHGATCRNLADHYECHCPLGYAGVTCEAEVDECSSAPCLHGGSCLDGVGSYRCVCAPGYAGASCQLDVDECQSQPCAHGGVCHDLVNGFRCDCADTGYEGAHCEQEVLECSSAPCAHNASCLDGLRSFHCLCWPGFSGERCEVDEDECASDPCHNGGQCLQRSDPALYGGVQATFPGAFSFSRAAGFLCTCPLGFAGDDCSVDVDECASGPCLHGGSCQDLPNGFQCYCQDGYTGLTCQEDVDECQSEPCLHGGTCSDVVAGYVCQCPEAWGGQDCSVQLTGCQDHTCPLAATCIPTFKSGLHGYACRCPPGTYGPFCGQNTTFSVISGSSVWGLVPAGDSLGLLLTFRTTLFAGALATLKDTQVSLELVLMRATLQATLWRHGTAVLVLTLPDLALNDGRWHQVEVALRLGALELRLWHEGCPGQLCVVASPVATSPTASVASGPPGPYSIHLGGWAFAGCFQDVHVEGRLLLPEELNGNVLLGCKRREPCQPLPCAHGGACVDLWTHFRCDCPRPYHGPTCTDEIPAATFGLDGTMSSVSFLLHQLRGPNLTVSFFLRTRQPAGLLLQFVNDSVASLTVSLSEGQIRTEVLGHPAVILPGRWDDGLRHLVMLSFGPDQLQDLGQQLYVGGKLYLDDAQPWGGPFRGCLQDLQLNGLRLPFFSSPMENLSWPSELDAAQSSNLTQGCVSEDMCNPNPCSNGGTCHVTWNDFSCSCSDNFTGPTCAQQLWCPSRPCLPPATCEEVPDGFVCVAETTFQEGPPAVFSGHNVSWARPLSELTLAFRTRDPEAGLLRAAESADSGIWLALHNGSLAADVAGSVLPAPGPRVADGAWHHVRLARELPQATASRWLLWLDGAATPVALQGLGGDLGFLQGPDAVRVLLAENFTGCLGRVALGGLPLPSAPPRPGAIPGAREHFVAWPGSPAMRLGCRGAPVCASSPCLHGGACRDLFDVFACACGPAWEGPRCEARADPCRSSPCVRGQCHARPEGRFECRCPPGFAGPRCRVPVLPQGCSLNSTCKDGAPCEGGPLGTNCSCQEGLAGLRCQSPDLPCEANPCLNGGTCQAVSGISECTCNAGFSGRFCEVVKSLPLPLPFPLLEVAVPAACACLLLLLLGLLSGILAARKRRQSEGTYSPSQQEVAGARLEMDSVLKVPPEERLI; encoded by the exons ATGGCGCTGGTGGGGCCTGTGATCTGGAGCTCCAGACGAGATGTCCAcctcctgttgctgctgctgctgctgctgctgctgccgccctGGGTCCCGGCTG gGTTGGTTCCTTCAGAGACTCCAAGTGCCTGTGCCTCAGACCCGTGTGGTGCTGGAACCGAGTGCCAGGCTACAGAAAGTGGTAGCTATACCTGTGAGCCTGTAGGGCTTGGGGGCTGTGCTTCTCAGCCATGCCACCATGGTGCACTGTGTGTACCCCAGGGCCCAGACCCTAATGGCTTCCGCTGCTACTGTGTGCCTGGCTTCCAGGGTCCCTACTGTGAGCTGGACATCGATGAGTGTGCGTCCCGGCCCTGCCACCATGGGGCCACCTGCCGCAACCTGGCAGATCACTACGAGTGCCACTGCCCCCTGGGCTATGCAG GCGTGACCTGCGAGGCCGAGGTAGATGAGTGCTCGTCAGCGCCCTGCCTGCACGGAGGCTCGTGCCTGGATGGTGTGGGCTCCTACCGCTGCGTGTGTGCGCCGGGTTACGCAGGCGCTAGCTGCCAGCTGGACGTGGACGAGTGCCAGAGCCAGCCGTGCGCGCATGGGGGCGTGTGTCACGACCTGGTCAACGG TTTCCGGTGCGACTGCGCGGACACTGGCTACGAAGGTGCGCACTGCGAGCAGGAGGTGCTGGAGTGCTCGTCAGCGCCCTGTGCGCACAACGCATCCTGCCTCGACGGCCTCCGGAGCTTCCACTGCCTCTGCTGGCCAG GCTTCAGCGGAGAGCGGTGCGAAGTGGATGAGGATGAGTGTGCATCGGATCCCTGTCATAATGGCGGCCAGTGCTTGCAGCGCTCTGACCCAGCCTTGTATGGGGGTGTCCAGGCCACTTTCCCAGGAGCCTTCAGCTTCAGTCGCGCTGCTGGCTTCCTTTGCACCTGTCCTCTGGGCTTTGCTG GGGATGACTGCAGTGTGGATGTGGACGAGTGTGCCTCAGGACCATGCCTCCATGGTGGCAGCTGCCAGGATCTGCCCAATGGTTTCCAGTGCTACTGCCAGGATGGATACACAG GCCTGACATGTCAGGAAGATGTGGATGAATGCCAGTCAGAACCATGCCTGCATGGTGGGACCTGTAGTGACGTTGTAGCAGGCTATGTCTGCCAGTGCCCTGAGGCCTGGGGTGGACAGGACTGTTCTGTCCAGCTCACAGGCTGCCAGGACCACACCTGCCCACTGGCTGCCACCTGCATCCCCACCTTCAAGTCTGGACTCCACGGTTACGCCTGTCGCTGCCCACCTGGGACCTACGGGCCTTTCTGTGGCCAGAATACTACTTTCTCGGTCATATCCGGAAGTTCTGTGTGGGGATTGGTGCCAGCTGGTGACTCTCTGGGTCTGTTACTGACGTTTCGTACCACACTGTTTGCTGGGGCCCTGGCCACTCTCAAGGACACTCAGGTCAGCTTGGAGCTGGTACTGATGAGGGCCACACTCCAAGCCACACTTTGGAGACACGGCACCGCTGTGCTTGTCCTTACACTGCCAGACCTAGCCTTAAATGACGGCCGCTGGCACCAGGTGGAGGTGGCACTCCGCCTTGGAGCCCTGGAGCTTCGGCTCTGGCATGAGGGCTGCCCTGGCCAGCTCTGTGTGGTCGCTAGTCCCGTGGCTACAAGTCCCACAGCCTCAGTGGCCTCTGGGCCTCCTGGGCCCTACTCTATCCATCTGGGTGGCTGGGCCTTTGCAGGCTGCTTCCAGGATGTGCATGTGGAAGGGCgccttctgctgcctgaggaacTCAATGGAAATGTGCTGCTGGGTTGCAAGCGCAGGGAACCATGTCAACCTCTGCCCTGTGCCCATGGAGGAGCCTGCGTGGATCTGTGGACTCACTTCCGCTGCGACTGCCCAAGACCTTACCATGGGCCCACATGCACTGATG AGATTCCTGCTGCCACCTTTGGCCTGGACGGCACCATGAGCTCAGTCTCCTTCCTGCTCCATCAGCTGCGAGGCCCAAACCTCACTGTGTCCTTTTTTCTCCGCACTCGGCAGCCTGCTGGTCTGCTACTCCAGTTTGTCAATGATTCAGTGGCTAGCCTAACTGTGTCCCTGAGTGAGGGCCAGATCCGGACTGAGGTGCTGGGTCATCCTGCTGTGATCCTCCCTGGGCGCTGGGATGATGGGCTCCGCCACTTGGTGATGCTCAGTTTTGGTCCTGACCAGCTGCAGGACCTGGGCCAGCAGCTGTATGTGGGTGGGAAGCTCTACCTTGATGACGCCCAGCCCTGGGGCGGGCCCTTCCGGGGCTGTCTCCAGGACTTGCAACTCAACGGCCTCcgcctccccttcttctcttcacCAATGGAGAACTTGAGTTGGCCCAGTGAACTGGATGCTGCTCAGTCCTCTAACCTCACCCAGGGCTGTGTCTCTGAGGACATGTGCAAC CCCAATCCCTGTTCCAATGGTGGAACTTGCCACGTCACCTGGAACGACTtctcctgcagctgctctgaCAACTTCACAGGGCCCACCTGTGCCCAGCAGCTGTGGTGCCCCAGCCGGCCTTGCCTCCCACCTGCCACCTGTGAGGAGGTTCCCGATGGCTTTGTAT GTGTGGCAGAGACTACGTTCCAAGAGGGCCCTCCTGCTGTGTTCAGCGGCCACAACGTGTCCTGGGCGCGGCCCCTGAGCGAGCTCACTCTGGCCTTCCGCACTCGCGACCCCGAGGCTGGGCTGCTGCGCGCCGCGGAGAGCGCCGACTCGGGTATCTGGCTGGCGCTGCACAACGGCTCGCTGGCAGCGGATGTGGCGGGCTCGGTGCTGCCCGCGCCCGGGCCGCGCGTGGCAGACGGCGCCTGGCACCACGTGCGTCTGGCCCGGGAGCTCCCACAAGCCACCGCCTCACGCTGGCTGCTGTGGCTGGACGGCGCGGCGACGCCTGTGGCTTTGCAGGGCCTGGGTGGCGACCTGGGCTTCCTGCAGGGCCCAGACGCCGTGCGCGTGCTGCTGGCTGAAAACTTCACAGGCTGCCTGGGCCGCGTGGCGCTCGGTGGCCTCCCGTTACCCTCTGCGCCTCCGCGACCAGGTGCGATCCCCGGAGCCCGCGAGCACTTCGTGGCCTGGCCTGGGTCACCAGCCATGCGCCTTGGATGCCGCGGTGCGCCCGTGTGCGCGTCCTCTCCCTGCCTGCACGGCGGTGCCTGCCGAGACCTCTTTGATGTCTTCGCCTGTGCCTGCGGCCCGGCCTGGGAGGGACCCCGCTGCGAGGCCCGCGCTGACCCTTGTCGCTCGTCGCCCTGTGTCCGGGGCCAATGCCACGCGCGCCCCGAAGGCCGCTTCGAGTGCCGCTGCCCTCCAGGCTTCGCTGGTCCTCGCTGCAG GGTGCCTGTTCTGCCTCAGGGATGTAGCCTCAACTCCACCTGCAAGGATGGCGCCCCTTGTGAGGGTGGACCTCTAGGCACCAACTGCAGCTGCCAGGAGGGCCTTGCTGGCCTGAG GTGTCAGAGTCCTGACCTACCCTGTGAAGCCAACCCTTGCTTGAATGGAGGCACCTGCCAGGCAGTCAGTGGCATATCTGAATGCACTTGCAATGCAGGATTCTCTGGCCGGTTCTGTGAAGTGGTG aaaagcctgcctctgcccctgccatTCCCACTGCTGGAGGTAGCAGTGCCTGCAGCCtgtgcctgcctcctcctcctcctcctgggcctcCTCTCAGGGATCCTTGCTGCAAGAAAGCGCCGCCAGTCTGAGGGCACCTACAGCCCAAGTCAGCAGGAGGTGGCAGGGGCTCGTCTGGAGATGGACAGTGTCCTCAAGGTGCCACCAGAGGAAAGACTTATCTAG